A genomic region of uncultured Roseibium sp. contains the following coding sequences:
- a CDS encoding class I adenylate-forming enzyme family protein, with the protein MKVTKEHLAKEYHESGAWSDLPLDELFRRTAAEHPDRLALVDAPDRATWTGGNPRSLTYAEADREIDRLAAFYNTVGLSSDHVIGIQAPNTVDTVIAFLAALRADLIVSPLPLHWRQKNVLEALNSIGAKGFIAADRIETRDVGTAARDVAGDLFALRFVFGLGKDVPDGLIELAPMLAEMGDGLTFEPQERPDPADHTATICWSRSGEENVPVSRCHNHWISAAQMVISEAELQDGSTILVPYSLSGLTGLGGGVVPFLATGSTLHLHHPTSLANLATHANDVGADVVITPGPLAQTLDRKLTNPDTTILAAWNISSPHPNTFVAKRPLVDVHVADEFALVAKARGPSAKVKATALGKHDGPNGCESGPALLEVAVTEEIEARLPTLLVKGPMVPEIGWRTVNGDQRRVRWEGTGFLNTNIKVELVEDGISGFGIPGAYALGTGNLETIDVIYSSYPGTREAAAFIVEDPILGSRLYAAIVPDTATVPDAASFFAYLDAEGVDLAKIPHRVLILQSLPRNPDGTIFREKLTMRTQRLPAAVA; encoded by the coding sequence ATGAAAGTCACGAAAGAACACCTTGCCAAGGAGTATCATGAAAGCGGAGCCTGGTCCGATTTGCCGCTTGATGAACTCTTTCGCAGAACGGCGGCAGAGCATCCCGATCGACTTGCGCTGGTTGACGCGCCGGACCGGGCGACCTGGACAGGCGGCAATCCGCGCAGCCTGACCTATGCCGAGGCGGATCGTGAAATCGACCGGCTCGCCGCGTTTTACAACACGGTCGGCCTGTCTTCAGACCATGTCATCGGGATCCAGGCGCCAAACACCGTCGATACGGTGATAGCTTTCCTGGCGGCACTGCGGGCGGACCTCATCGTTTCGCCCCTGCCCCTCCACTGGCGGCAGAAAAACGTTCTCGAGGCGTTGAATTCCATTGGTGCAAAAGGCTTCATTGCCGCGGACCGGATTGAAACACGGGACGTCGGAACAGCTGCGCGCGACGTTGCGGGCGATCTGTTTGCGCTTCGCTTCGTGTTCGGGCTCGGAAAGGATGTGCCGGACGGGCTGATTGAACTCGCGCCGATGCTGGCGGAAATGGGTGACGGTCTGACTTTCGAGCCTCAGGAACGGCCGGACCCCGCCGATCATACGGCAACGATCTGCTGGAGCCGGAGCGGCGAGGAAAACGTGCCGGTGAGCCGATGCCACAACCACTGGATATCAGCTGCACAGATGGTGATCAGCGAGGCGGAACTCCAGGATGGCAGCACGATCCTGGTTCCCTATTCGCTCAGCGGCCTGACCGGACTGGGCGGTGGCGTTGTTCCCTTTCTGGCGACAGGCAGCACGCTGCATCTGCATCATCCCACATCGCTCGCCAACCTGGCGACGCATGCCAACGATGTCGGCGCCGATGTTGTGATTACACCCGGCCCGCTGGCGCAGACGCTCGACCGCAAGCTCACCAACCCGGATACCACGATCCTGGCAGCCTGGAACATTTCCTCGCCGCACCCGAACACATTCGTTGCAAAGCGGCCCCTCGTCGATGTTCATGTTGCCGACGAATTCGCGCTTGTTGCCAAGGCCAGGGGGCCGTCCGCCAAGGTCAAGGCAACCGCCTTGGGAAAGCATGACGGGCCGAACGGGTGTGAAAGCGGGCCAGCCCTACTAGAAGTCGCAGTGACGGAGGAGATCGAGGCGCGCCTGCCAACACTCCTCGTCAAGGGTCCCATGGTCCCGGAGATCGGCTGGCGCACTGTCAACGGCGACCAGAGACGGGTTCGCTGGGAAGGCACAGGCTTCCTGAACACGAACATCAAGGTCGAACTCGTCGAGGACGGTATTTCGGGTTTCGGTATTCCCGGAGCCTATGCGCTGGGGACCGGCAATCTCGAGACAATCGACGTCATCTATTCAAGCTATCCGGGAACGAGAGAGGCTGCCGCCTTCATCGTGGAAGACCCCATTCTCGGATCGAGACTTTACGCTGCAATCGTTCCCGACACCGCAACCGTACCGGATGCGGCATCGTTTTTTGCCTATCTCGATGCCGAAGGGGTCGATCTCGCGAAGATACCGCATCGTGTCCTGATCCTTCAGTCGCTGCCGCGCAATCCGGACGGAACGATTTTCCGCGAGAAGCTTACGATGCGGACGCAGAGGCTGCCGGCTGCGGTTGCTTGA
- a CDS encoding extracellular solute-binding protein, which translates to MRIPDVVWTVKSVLCKSMGAFVLSLAAVFLFASQVSASDEDVPWTHAISMHGSPALAPGEPFPYANPDAPKGGTISLGVQGTFDSLNSFIVQGGWTSARGMRERQFGNNILESLMVRSYAEPFSLYGLIAQRVRMPESREWIEFELNPDAKFSDGSPVTVDDIVFSLDIIRDKGRPPYRNWYGAIVDKVITPPNRIKLVFENGENRELPLLISLAPIFSKKNTDAENFDKSSLTPPVGSGPYTFKTIQPGRLVVYEKNPDYWARDLPVKAGFDNFDEIRIEYFRDETSLQEAFKKGLVNALQFRDPARWAKGFDFPAAKDGDVVQMSIPRGVPAPMQGIAFNTRRDQFADVGVRKALRMLFDFNWVNRNLYYDLFTRTAGYWDNSELSSIGRPASARERELLAPYPDAVDTDVLEGSWRPADADGSGRDRKVLRAALSELNNAGYALKDRKLVNGTTGEQLAFEILAKNEDEEKLALAYIRTVELLGIAASVRSVDASQFEERRTKRDFDMVFNTWYASLSPGAEQYGRWGSKAADTEGSFNFVGAKEPAIDALIDTIVGARSREEFVDAVRAFDRVLISGAYAVPLYHVSDDWVAHWTKVSPPEQHSLYGHEFDTWWTSATQ; encoded by the coding sequence ATGCGTATTCCTGACGTCGTCTGGACCGTAAAAAGCGTTTTGTGCAAGTCAATGGGCGCCTTTGTCCTGTCTCTGGCGGCAGTCTTCCTGTTTGCCAGCCAGGTTTCGGCTTCCGACGAGGACGTGCCGTGGACGCACGCGATTTCAATGCATGGGTCGCCGGCCCTGGCTCCCGGCGAGCCCTTTCCCTATGCCAATCCGGATGCACCGAAGGGCGGGACAATCAGTCTCGGCGTGCAAGGCACGTTCGACAGTCTGAATTCGTTCATCGTTCAGGGCGGATGGACATCGGCTCGCGGTATGAGGGAGCGTCAGTTCGGTAACAATATCCTGGAAAGCCTCATGGTGAGGTCCTATGCCGAGCCGTTTTCCCTCTACGGGCTGATCGCACAACGGGTGCGCATGCCCGAGAGCCGGGAATGGATCGAATTCGAACTCAATCCGGACGCAAAGTTCTCCGATGGGTCCCCGGTCACGGTGGATGATATCGTCTTTTCGCTCGACATCATCCGGGACAAAGGACGGCCGCCCTACCGCAACTGGTACGGCGCGATTGTCGACAAGGTGATCACGCCGCCGAACCGCATCAAGCTGGTGTTCGAAAACGGCGAAAACCGGGAACTCCCGTTGCTGATTTCACTTGCGCCGATTTTCTCCAAGAAAAACACGGATGCGGAGAATTTCGACAAGTCGTCGCTGACGCCGCCTGTCGGCTCCGGCCCCTACACGTTCAAAACGATCCAGCCCGGGAGGCTCGTCGTTTACGAAAAGAACCCGGACTACTGGGCCAGGGATCTTCCCGTCAAAGCCGGCTTCGACAATTTCGACGAGATACGGATCGAATATTTCAGGGACGAAACTTCCCTGCAGGAGGCGTTCAAGAAGGGCCTCGTGAATGCTCTTCAGTTCCGCGACCCGGCGCGTTGGGCCAAGGGCTTCGATTTCCCCGCCGCCAAGGACGGCGACGTGGTGCAGATGTCCATTCCCAGAGGTGTTCCGGCTCCGATGCAGGGCATCGCATTCAACACCCGACGCGATCAGTTCGCGGATGTCGGCGTCCGCAAGGCCCTGCGGATGCTGTTTGACTTCAACTGGGTGAACCGCAATCTCTACTACGACCTGTTCACCCGCACAGCCGGGTATTGGGACAATTCCGAACTCTCCTCGATCGGACGCCCGGCCAGTGCGCGTGAACGCGAGTTGCTGGCGCCCTATCCGGATGCCGTCGATACCGACGTCCTGGAAGGCAGCTGGAGACCGGCGGATGCGGACGGTTCCGGACGGGACCGCAAGGTTTTGCGGGCCGCGCTGTCGGAGCTGAACAATGCCGGTTATGCGCTCAAGGACAGGAAACTCGTCAACGGGACGACCGGAGAACAGCTGGCGTTCGAAATTCTGGCAAAGAACGAGGACGAAGAGAAACTCGCACTCGCCTATATCAGGACCGTCGAACTTCTCGGAATTGCCGCGAGCGTGCGCAGTGTCGATGCTTCACAGTTCGAGGAACGCCGCACGAAACGGGATTTCGACATGGTGTTCAACACCTGGTACGCGTCGCTTTCACCGGGAGCGGAGCAATACGGGCGCTGGGGCTCAAAGGCGGCGGACACAGAGGGATCATTCAATTTCGTGGGCGCCAAGGAACCCGCCATCGACGCGTTGATCGATACGATCGTGGGTGCCCGCAGCCGGGAAGAATTTGTCGATGCCGTCCGTGCATTCGACCGGGTTCTGATCTCGGGCGCTTACGCGGTCCCGCTTTATCACGTATCCGATGACTGGGTGGCGCACTGGACGAAGGTGTCACCACCGGAACAGCACTCACTCTACGGCCACGAGTTCGACACGTGGTGGACTTCGGCAACGCAATAA
- a CDS encoding invasion associated locus B family protein: MTSVLKRGLFGCAAAAFVAVSSFAAAPAIAQEEKSPWTKACNTNPQTQKEICFISIELRTNTGQFLSNIAIQETEGEARKKLLVAVPTGVLIQPGLRIQIDDSKPVQAKYSICAPNACYAELAIDDTFINAMKQGGEMRVSPYNQQAKEIVFKMTLIGFTKVYDGEPMDLAELQKRQEELQSELQKKADDARQKLIDAQKASQ, from the coding sequence ATGACGAGTGTTTTGAAAAGAGGATTGTTCGGATGCGCTGCGGCTGCATTCGTGGCGGTGTCTTCTTTTGCAGCTGCTCCCGCAATCGCCCAGGAAGAAAAGAGCCCTTGGACGAAGGCATGCAACACCAATCCGCAGACGCAGAAGGAAATCTGCTTTATCTCGATTGAGTTGCGCACGAACACGGGTCAGTTCCTGAGCAACATCGCGATCCAGGAAACCGAAGGCGAGGCACGGAAAAAGCTTCTGGTGGCAGTTCCCACCGGAGTGCTCATCCAGCCGGGCCTGCGCATCCAGATCGACGACAGCAAACCGGTTCAGGCCAAGTACAGCATCTGCGCGCCGAACGCCTGCTATGCCGAACTGGCGATTGACGACACGTTCATCAACGCCATGAAGCAGGGCGGTGAGATGCGTGTTTCGCCGTATAATCAGCAGGCCAAGGAAATCGTCTTCAAGATGACCCTGATCGGCTTCACCAAGGTCTACGACGGTGAACCCATGGATCTTGCCGAACTGCAGAAGCGTCAGGAAGAACTGCAGAGCGAACTGCAGAAGAAAGCCGACGATGCCCGCCAGAAACTGATCGACGCCCAGAAGGCCTCTCAGTAA
- the hspQ gene encoding heat shock protein HspQ, translating into MRTAKFRIGQVVRHRIYPFRGVIFDVDPTFSNTEEWWNAIPEDVRPVRDQPFYHLLAENEETEYVAYVSEQNLEPDMTGEPVRHPQVEEIFEEQTDGSYLPRSVEIH; encoded by the coding sequence ATGCGAACGGCAAAATTTAGAATAGGTCAGGTCGTCCGGCACCGGATTTACCCTTTCAGGGGCGTGATTTTCGATGTCGATCCGACATTCAGCAACACCGAAGAGTGGTGGAATGCCATTCCAGAGGACGTGCGGCCGGTTCGCGACCAACCTTTTTATCACCTGCTGGCGGAAAACGAGGAGACGGAATACGTCGCCTATGTCAGTGAGCAGAACCTGGAACCGGACATGACCGGGGAACCGGTCCGGCATCCGCAGGTGGAAGAAATTTTCGAAGAACAGACAGACGGTTCGTATCTGCCGCGCAGCGTCGAGATCCACTGA
- a CDS encoding CoA ester lyase, with product MKAPSAYYKPLAIGAPAPYREIPVRLERMIHFVPPHIEKMRAKVPDLISKVDVVLGNLEDAIPADAKSGARSGFIQMARDNDFGTTGLWTRVNCLNSPWFLDDVMQIVQSVGDKLDVIMLPKVEGAWDIHYLDQLLAQLEAKAGLSRPILIHAILETAEGVKNVEQIASASPRMHGMSLGPADLAASRGMKTTRVGGGHPDYAVLADETGAGTRAIFQQDLWHYTVAKMVDACLSNGLKSFYGPFGDFSDPQACESQFRNAFLMGCLGAWSLHPTQIEIAKRVFSPDPQEVAFARKILEAMPDGTGAVMIDGKMQDDATWKQAKVIVDLAKLVASKDSGLAEVYGF from the coding sequence ATGAAAGCACCCAGTGCATATTACAAGCCACTCGCCATAGGTGCCCCTGCCCCGTACCGCGAAATTCCTGTCCGGCTGGAACGGATGATCCATTTCGTTCCGCCGCATATCGAGAAGATGCGGGCCAAGGTTCCGGACCTCATCAGCAAGGTCGACGTCGTGCTGGGAAACCTGGAAGATGCCATTCCCGCCGATGCCAAGTCTGGCGCCCGGTCCGGTTTCATCCAGATGGCGCGCGACAACGATTTCGGCACGACGGGCCTGTGGACCCGAGTGAACTGTCTCAACAGTCCCTGGTTCCTGGACGACGTGATGCAGATCGTCCAGTCCGTGGGCGACAAGCTCGATGTCATCATGCTGCCCAAGGTCGAGGGGGCATGGGACATCCACTATCTCGACCAGTTGCTTGCGCAGCTGGAGGCGAAAGCCGGCCTGTCCAGGCCGATCCTGATCCATGCGATCCTGGAAACCGCGGAAGGCGTGAAGAACGTCGAGCAGATCGCGTCGGCCAGCCCGCGCATGCACGGCATGAGCCTGGGCCCCGCGGATCTGGCCGCCTCGCGGGGCATGAAGACGACGCGGGTCGGTGGCGGGCATCCGGACTATGCCGTTCTTGCGGACGAGACCGGTGCGGGCACCCGGGCGATATTCCAGCAGGACCTCTGGCACTATACCGTCGCCAAGATGGTCGATGCTTGTCTTTCGAACGGTTTGAAGTCTTTTTACGGACCTTTTGGAGACTTTTCCGACCCGCAGGCCTGCGAAAGCCAGTTTCGTAACGCGTTTTTGATGGGCTGTCTCGGCGCCTGGTCGCTCCATCCGACGCAGATCGAAATTGCCAAACGGGTGTTTTCGCCCGATCCGCAGGAAGTCGCCTTTGCGCGCAAGATACTTGAGGCCATGCCTGACGGTACCGGCGCGGTCATGATTGATGGTAAGATGCAGGATGACGCGACGTGGAAACAGGCAAAGGTCATTGTCGATCTTGCCAAGCTCGTCGCCAGCAAAGACTCCGGCCTTGCGGAGGTGTATGGTTTTTAG
- a CDS encoding lysophospholipid acyltransferase family protein, producing the protein MSRKLRQRKHPKRFALQNRLEGIVLNVAVFLFRIIPVDAASYLMGKSWRLFAPFNARHKRALEHLEHAFPSMSEREREQTVRGMWENLGRVAAETFHIDRLLQQDYRFEATGDETTNAMLDGKQACILVSFHSGNWELCVQPVVRRGVEITGVYQALRNPEADKVVRTLRKDLYRGGLLSKGPEAARKILATLKSGGVLAMMGDLREARGVQVPFFGRMAYANTVPASLARSSNVPIVLGRVVRKKGVHFRVEGQAITVPHTDDRQADIQAATARMHEIFEGWIKEHPEQWMWIHKKWAPPGKSLLQRQETRAAAVKSFHG; encoded by the coding sequence ATGTCGCGAAAACTGAGACAGAGGAAACACCCGAAACGGTTCGCACTGCAGAACCGGCTTGAAGGCATTGTCCTGAATGTTGCGGTGTTCCTGTTCCGGATTATTCCGGTCGACGCGGCGTCCTACCTGATGGGCAAGAGCTGGCGCCTGTTTGCCCCGTTCAATGCCCGCCACAAGCGCGCGCTTGAGCATCTGGAGCATGCCTTCCCGTCCATGAGCGAGCGCGAGCGCGAGCAAACGGTGCGCGGCATGTGGGAGAACCTCGGCCGGGTTGCTGCCGAGACCTTTCATATCGATCGGCTCCTGCAGCAGGATTACCGGTTCGAGGCGACCGGGGACGAAACGACCAACGCCATGCTCGACGGCAAACAGGCCTGCATTCTTGTTTCTTTTCACAGCGGCAACTGGGAACTTTGCGTGCAGCCGGTTGTAAGACGCGGCGTCGAGATCACCGGCGTATACCAGGCCCTCCGGAACCCGGAGGCCGACAAGGTTGTCCGCACCCTGCGCAAGGACCTATATCGCGGCGGGCTGTTGTCCAAGGGGCCGGAGGCGGCCCGCAAGATCCTGGCGACGCTGAAAAGCGGCGGTGTCCTGGCGATGATGGGAGACCTGAGGGAAGCACGCGGTGTTCAGGTGCCGTTTTTCGGCCGCATGGCCTACGCCAACACCGTACCGGCCTCCCTTGCCAGATCCAGCAATGTGCCGATTGTGCTCGGACGCGTCGTTCGCAAGAAAGGCGTTCACTTCCGCGTCGAGGGACAGGCGATCACGGTCCCGCACACAGACGACCGGCAGGCGGACATACAGGCCGCCACCGCTCGGATGCACGAGATCTTCGAGGGATGGATCAAGGAGCATCCCGAGCAGTGGATGTGGATCCACAAGAAATGGGCACCGCCCGGCAAGAGCCTCCTTCAGAGGCAGGAGACGCGTGCTGCTGCGGTGAAGTCCTTCCACGGATGA
- a CDS encoding AEC family transporter, translating to MLEVISLALPFFGLIILGFGAGKIRRLPESGLAWMNFFVVYLALPALFYRLLSETPFEQLANVSYIAATTFTTYIVFAISFCIGVVVTRGSIGESTILGIAGAYSNIGYMGPGLTLAVLGEQATVPTALILTFDNALMFTLAPLLMALAGTENESIAGTLKQIGIKIFTHPFILATIAGVTAAAFELRPPQAVNTLLLYLSNAAAPCALFAMGVSIALRPMGRVPVELPLVLAVKLLLHPFLVFLLLTWVGGFDPTWIATAVLMSCLPPATNVFVIAQQYGTYVQRASSFVLVGTAVSIITVTAFIWALTTGFLPVG from the coding sequence ATGCTGGAAGTCATAAGTCTGGCGCTGCCTTTTTTCGGCTTGATCATTCTGGGTTTCGGCGCCGGAAAAATCAGGCGTTTGCCCGAGTCCGGGCTCGCCTGGATGAATTTCTTCGTGGTCTATCTTGCGCTTCCGGCTCTCTTTTACCGGCTGTTGTCCGAAACGCCGTTCGAGCAGCTGGCAAACGTTTCCTATATCGCGGCGACGACCTTCACCACCTATATCGTCTTCGCCATCTCTTTCTGCATCGGTGTTGTGGTGACACGCGGCAGTATCGGGGAATCCACGATCCTGGGCATTGCCGGGGCCTATTCCAATATCGGCTACATGGGACCCGGACTGACGCTGGCCGTCCTGGGAGAGCAGGCCACCGTTCCGACGGCGCTGATCCTGACTTTCGACAATGCCCTGATGTTCACCCTGGCGCCCTTGCTGATGGCGCTGGCGGGGACCGAGAACGAGTCGATTGCCGGAACTCTCAAGCAGATTGGCATCAAGATCTTCACGCACCCGTTCATTCTCGCGACCATCGCCGGAGTGACGGCGGCGGCCTTCGAGCTTCGTCCGCCGCAGGCGGTCAACACACTCTTGCTCTACCTCAGCAACGCGGCGGCTCCCTGCGCCCTTTTTGCCATGGGCGTCAGCATTGCACTCAGGCCGATGGGCCGGGTTCCGGTCGAGCTTCCGCTCGTCCTCGCAGTGAAGCTGCTGCTGCACCCGTTCCTCGTCTTCCTGCTGCTCACATGGGTCGGCGGGTTCGATCCGACCTGGATCGCGACCGCCGTGCTGATGTCCTGCCTGCCGCCGGCAACGAATGTGTTCGTGATTGCGCAGCAATACGGAACCTATGTGCAGCGCGCTTCAAGTTTTGTTCTGGTCGGCACGGCGGTTTCCATCATTACGGTGACGGCCTTCATCTGGGCTCTGACAACCGGATTTCTGCCAGTCGGTTGA
- a CDS encoding DUF1801 domain-containing protein, giving the protein MNKAPQSDEIYGRYAPPVRDRLQHLRRLILETAQQNAQVGDIQETLKWGQPSFLTLKPKTGTTIRIDKDGVDGAGTADVALFVNCQTSLVSEWRVLYPHLSFGGNRSVHFPADKPLPEAEICQMVSMALRYHLDKARR; this is encoded by the coding sequence ATGAACAAGGCACCTCAATCCGACGAGATTTACGGTCGATACGCGCCACCTGTCCGCGATCGCTTGCAGCATTTGCGCCGGCTCATACTGGAAACGGCGCAGCAAAATGCACAGGTCGGGGACATCCAGGAAACCCTGAAGTGGGGTCAGCCGAGTTTCCTGACCCTCAAGCCAAAAACCGGCACAACCATTCGCATCGACAAGGACGGAGTGGATGGAGCGGGCACCGCAGACGTGGCGCTTTTCGTCAACTGCCAGACGTCGCTGGTGTCCGAATGGCGGGTTCTCTATCCGCATCTCTCCTTCGGCGGAAACAGAAGCGTGCATTTCCCGGCGGACAAGCCGCTTCCGGAGGCGGAGATCTGCCAAATGGTTTCAATGGCCTTGCGGTATCACCTCGACAAGGCGCGCCGCTAG
- a CDS encoding UbiH/UbiF family hydroxylase has translation MSKPDQTSVQDVVVVGGGPSGRIAAIGLAQLGLSVALVAPVAGGQDGRTTALWQQSISFLKRIGVWDDLAQSTAPLAKMRMVDDTGGLIRAPEVVFDSSDLELEEFGFNILNDRLNAVLEDKCSAEETLTVFPEQAVSVETAPGSILVEAASGSLIHARLAIAADGRKSMLRDAAGIDVKTWTYPQVAVVLNIEHRLPHNSISTEFHTPTGPFTLVPLPGNMSSIVCVETEEGAAELCAMNAAELETELERRAHSILGSFKLASDVKSFPLSGMSASRLIGDRTALIGEAAHVFPPIGAQGLNLSLRDIIDLTSVVAGACRRNADPGDRSILEHYETKRRRDITTRTNAVDILNRSLLTPFLPVQAARGLGMYVVDKVTPLKRFLMREGMAPASGFRRPG, from the coding sequence ATGTCAAAACCGGATCAGACGAGTGTGCAGGATGTTGTTGTTGTCGGCGGCGGTCCTTCGGGCCGGATTGCGGCAATCGGCCTTGCGCAACTCGGTTTGTCCGTTGCACTTGTCGCCCCGGTTGCCGGCGGCCAGGACGGCCGCACCACCGCTCTCTGGCAGCAATCGATTTCCTTCCTGAAGCGCATCGGCGTCTGGGACGATCTGGCGCAAAGCACGGCTCCCCTTGCCAAGATGCGCATGGTGGACGACACCGGCGGGCTCATCAGGGCACCGGAAGTGGTGTTTGATTCGTCCGATCTCGAACTGGAAGAGTTCGGCTTCAATATCCTGAACGACCGGCTGAACGCGGTGCTGGAGGACAAGTGCAGCGCTGAAGAGACGTTGACAGTCTTTCCGGAACAGGCCGTTTCCGTCGAGACAGCACCTGGAAGCATTCTTGTCGAAGCGGCATCCGGATCGCTCATTCACGCACGGCTTGCCATCGCGGCTGACGGCCGCAAGTCCATGCTCCGCGACGCGGCAGGGATCGATGTCAAAACGTGGACCTATCCTCAGGTGGCCGTCGTTCTCAACATTGAACACAGATTGCCGCATAACAGCATCTCGACTGAGTTTCACACGCCAACGGGGCCGTTCACGCTTGTCCCCCTTCCCGGTAACATGTCGTCGATCGTCTGTGTTGAAACCGAAGAAGGCGCCGCTGAGCTCTGTGCGATGAACGCGGCGGAGCTCGAGACCGAACTCGAACGCAGGGCGCATTCAATCCTCGGCTCCTTCAAGCTTGCCTCGGACGTCAAGAGTTTCCCGCTGAGTGGAATGAGCGCGAGCCGTCTGATCGGCGACAGGACCGCCCTGATCGGCGAGGCAGCCCATGTCTTCCCGCCCATCGGCGCCCAGGGGCTGAACCTTTCCTTGCGCGATATCATCGACCTGACATCGGTTGTCGCTGGCGCCTGCCGCAGGAATGCCGATCCGGGCGACCGGAGCATCCTGGAGCACTACGAGACGAAACGCAGGCGCGATATCACGACGCGGACCAACGCCGTCGACATTCTCAACAGGTCGCTGCTGACACCGTTTCTGCCGGTTCAGGCCGCCCGCGGGCTCGGGATGTACGTCGTCGACAAGGTCACCCCTCTCAAAAGGTTCCTCATGCGCGAAGGCATGGCCCCGGCATCCGGTTTCCGGCGTCCCGGCTGA
- a CDS encoding DUF2182 domain-containing protein — MTTAATEKNDLKQRPAPGFGRRGWPLVVLVVAMLSLSGWSYLLVMVADMVPAMDMTQAGPGMGVFNHFNIFSGLPAEARAALAVICLPAGATFGMPSAAMTGGDLLRIFLMWAMMSMAMMVPTAIPMLKAYHAWIGRGRGSRDSTFIPSVAAIFGYLTVWLGYALVATFAQWGLSVAGGMTDMMAPASLALTTTVLFAAGLYQFTPAKAACLQRCWYPRWNFSADMNGREFVRGYGEGLAQGLICLGCCWAVMTVMFAVGLMNVIWIALLGGIMALEKTFPSKLFPKLIGAGLICWAGLLVGLIYA, encoded by the coding sequence ATGACGACTGCAGCGACTGAAAAAAACGACCTGAAACAACGACCCGCTCCCGGGTTTGGCCGGCGCGGCTGGCCACTGGTGGTGCTGGTGGTGGCAATGCTGAGCCTGTCCGGCTGGAGTTATCTGCTTGTCATGGTCGCGGACATGGTCCCGGCGATGGACATGACGCAGGCCGGACCTGGCATGGGCGTGTTCAATCACTTCAACATCTTCAGCGGGTTGCCGGCTGAAGCCCGGGCGGCCCTGGCCGTTATCTGCCTACCGGCGGGAGCGACGTTCGGCATGCCGTCGGCGGCCATGACCGGCGGTGACCTGCTCAGAATTTTCCTGATGTGGGCGATGATGTCGATGGCGATGATGGTCCCGACAGCCATTCCGATGCTCAAGGCCTATCATGCCTGGATCGGACGCGGACGCGGATCCCGGGATAGCACCTTCATTCCGTCCGTTGCCGCGATTTTCGGGTACCTGACCGTCTGGTTGGGATACGCCCTTGTCGCGACATTCGCGCAATGGGGGCTTTCCGTCGCCGGCGGTATGACCGACATGATGGCACCGGCAAGCCTAGCCTTGACAACGACTGTCCTGTTCGCAGCGGGTCTTTACCAGTTCACGCCGGCAAAGGCCGCGTGTTTGCAGCGCTGCTGGTATCCACGCTGGAATTTTTCTGCAGACATGAACGGACGCGAATTTGTGAGGGGATATGGCGAGGGTCTGGCACAGGGGTTGATCTGTCTTGGCTGTTGCTGGGCGGTTATGACGGTGATGTTTGCCGTCGGCCTCATGAATGTCATCTGGATTGCCCTGCTTGGAGGCATCATGGCGCTCGAAAAGACGTTCCCCAGCAAGCTATTCCCCAAACTGATAGGTGCCGGACTGATCTGCTGGGCGGGGCTCCTCGTTGGGCTGATTTACGCCTGA
- a CDS encoding CDP-alcohol phosphatidyltransferase family protein: MTDVTPGKAAPEPALFLIHVLTASGAPIALVALLAGAQGKWAEMFAWLGLAFFVDGIDGPLARRYNIAERLPRWSGASLDFVIDYATYVFLPAFALSWSFMLSQPWNWICGGLVVFTGALYFADNGMKTPDGSFKGFPAGWNMVVFGLMVLSPSQTFTIAIVILCCALTFAPIRFVHPVRVRRWRIVTLPVTLGWMGLAAYAIVNGMSLEGSLAVIFTVSSIYLFSVSAVQQLLDRVD; encoded by the coding sequence GTGACGGACGTAACCCCGGGCAAAGCAGCGCCCGAACCCGCATTGTTCCTGATTCACGTACTGACAGCGTCCGGCGCACCCATCGCCCTGGTCGCGCTGCTTGCGGGTGCTCAGGGCAAGTGGGCAGAGATGTTCGCCTGGCTCGGGTTGGCCTTTTTCGTTGATGGCATAGATGGCCCGCTTGCGCGCCGGTACAACATTGCCGAACGTCTGCCGAGATGGTCCGGCGCCTCGCTCGACTTCGTCATTGACTATGCAACCTACGTTTTTCTGCCGGCATTCGCCCTGTCGTGGAGCTTCATGCTGTCCCAGCCGTGGAACTGGATTTGCGGCGGCCTGGTCGTGTTCACCGGTGCGCTGTATTTCGCCGACAACGGCATGAAAACACCTGACGGGTCCTTCAAGGGATTCCCGGCGGGCTGGAACATGGTCGTTTTCGGCCTGATGGTCCTGTCGCCCTCCCAGACCTTCACGATCGCCATCGTGATCCTGTGCTGTGCCCTGACATTCGCTCCGATCCGCTTCGTCCATCCCGTCCGTGTCCGCCGCTGGCGGATCGTCACTCTGCCCGTGACACTGGGGTGGATGGGACTGGCGGCATACGCGATTGTCAACGGCATGTCGCTCGAAGGAAGCCTGGCCGTGATCTTCACGGTTTCGAGCATCTACCTGTTTTCGGTCTCCGCGGTTCAGCAACTGCTGGATCGTGTTGATTAA